The Euphorbia lathyris chromosome 4, ddEupLath1.1, whole genome shotgun sequence genomic interval TCATCCCTGCAATGTATCCAGTTTAGTCATGAATTCCGGAAACAAAATCGGGAGACTCACGGGTTAGCAAACTGGGGTCGACATCTAGGTTATCCCGTTCTTTTATTGGAAGATTTTCCATCCTTTATTTCGACTTGTATCAACCGTAATTTATCTACTGAAAGAAAGTTATTATAAATagattattaatatatatatatatatatatatatatatatatatatatatatatatatattataaataattgaGGGTTtaacaatataaaattaaaattactttgACTAAAGTTTAACAATTggaaagattaaaaggccctaTATTTATGGTTTGCTTAATTTAGAACAAAGAATATCTAAATAATATCTTGAACAAGAATTAAGTGAAGACTAATTAATACTAACAAACTCAGCTAACAAATGTTCCTTTGTTTGCTTCTCTCTAAAGATATTCTTACTTAGAACAAATCTTTCTTAAAACTAACTCTCACTACCTTAAATCCCCCAAATCTAATCCCTTAAATCTTCACTATATATATGCTAGATATCACAAAAGATTATCAATATTCATCATGTCCAAAATTTTGAGTTTGAATATTGCAATTCCTTTGATTGTCTTAAATTACTTAATTCAGATTTCATTTTCTTCTGTGGTTTCAACTGGAGATTTTAGAGAAGATTTCTATGTAACATGGGCTCCTAATCATGTTAATACTTCTTCCGATGGCAAAACGACAAGCTTCAAGCTCGATCAGGATTCAGGTATGTATGATACGACATTGCACGAGCTTAATTAATTGCTAATTAATCTATTGtcgttttgtttaattaatccgAATCGGTCTATTTTAGGATGTGCTTTGGCTTCGAATCAGATGTTCTTGTTTGGGAAGATCGATATGAAAATTAAACTAATACCGGGGCGCTCAGCTGGCACTGTTGTTGCATTTTATGTAAGCGTTTTTTGGAAAGTGCAAATTTATCGatatgttaatttgattaaacaCATAATTAAGATTTTAATCAATATGTGATAATTATGTTTTTGCAGTTGCAATCAAATCAACCAAATCATGATGAGATAGATTTTGAATTCCTTGGAAATGTAAAAGGGGAACCATATATTGTTCAGACCAATGTATTTGCAGATGGGTTTGATAATCGTGAACAAAGGGTCATTTTGTGGTTTGATCCAACCGCCAATTTCCATACTTATTCTGTCTTATGGAACATTTACCAAATTGTGTAAGTactacatatttatatattccCATATTGCTAACTACAAAAGAATTTTGGCTCCCTTTCATGCTCACGGGTCCGAGTATTCGTAAAATTCACCCAAACCCACAAGCCGGATTTGGACAATAAAAATTTGGGATAAGGTGTTAAAATAGATTTATGGTTTTTGAAAAgctatcaatttaggctccacatataaaatagcaccaatgtaggagtaacgtttaaaaaagaatatcaatttaggcctcgataacggaacgtgacagaacttaacggagtaatatgaatgacgtatCACGTTCCGTTATTGAGgtctaaattggtaccttttttaaatgttaaacctatattagtgctattttgtacatcgagcctaaattgatacttttccaaaaatcataaaagcctattttgataccttatcccaaaaAATTTATATCAGATTCAGCTTGGTTTAAGTTCGTCAAAGCCCGTCTATTTCTAAGAcggatttaaaatttataaaaacaaGATGAATTTGACCcgttttattaatattaattattaaatttatatttatgtattaaatattcatttatatatatatatatatatatatatatatgagttgagcttgaatttttttaagtcCAAACCTATCTAAATTAACAACGGACTCGATTGGACATGGTTTGAgctttttttaagtaaaatctTGTTGGGTCGGACCTAGATCGACCCATGAACAATACTATTCATAATTAGTTATGTTCATGAGTCTATTGACATGTGTAACCCACATTTTATGTATTATACTCGTATATGCATATTTGAAATATTTTCTGATTCGACATGCCACACACAAAATGAAATGTGCTTGAGAGCTGGCAAGAACTTTTGCATATATAGATTTATTTGGAttaagtttaaatttttttaagtcCGAGCTTCTTTAAATTAAGAGCAGGTTGGATTGGATTTGATTCTAAACATCTTTAAGCAAAATCTCATTAGACCTAGGGCGAACCAGCCCATGAACAAAACTTCTTGTAATATAGATTTGTTCATGAGTCAATTGACACACCTAACTCACCTTTTATGAATTAGATTTGTATATTCATATATGACGCGTCTCGGTCTGAATCCGCATCCTATTCTTACAGGTTCATGGTGGATTCAATACCTATAAGAACATATAGAAACCATGCAGACAAAGGGGTAGCATATCCAAGATCCCAACCAATGGAGGTCAAATTAAGCCTATGGAATGGTGAAAATTGGGCAACAAATGGTGGAAAAGATACAATTGATTGGTCTAAATCTCCTTTTATAGCTTCATTTGGGAATTACACAATTGATGCTTGTATTTGGAATGGGAATCCTAGATTTTGCAAGGCAGATAGCTCTACTAATTGGTGGAATAAAAGGAGATTTAACTCTTTAACTTCTATCCAAAAAAGATGGTTTAAATGGGTTAGATTACATCATATGGTTTATGATTATTGCCAAGATCATGCTAGATTTCAAGGCAATCTTCCTAGAGAGTGTTCTTTGTCTAAATATTGATTAGCTAGCTAGATTGTAAtttttatggttatttattagcttaaataattagTTTTTAAGATGTAATGTTTATTGATAAAGATGTGTTGGTGTGTTTAGAAGTAAGGTAAACATTTTGGTCATTATATGTGTGATTTGTGATTAATTATGGTAAA includes:
- the LOC136227050 gene encoding probable xyloglucan endotransglucosylase/hydrolase protein 10; translated protein: MSKILSLNIAIPLIVLNYLIQISFSSVVSTGDFREDFYVTWAPNHVNTSSDGKTTSFKLDQDSGCALASNQMFLFGKIDMKIKLIPGRSAGTVVAFYLQSNQPNHDEIDFEFLGNVKGEPYIVQTNVFADGFDNREQRVILWFDPTANFHTYSVLWNIYQIVFMVDSIPIRTYRNHADKGVAYPRSQPMEVKLSLWNGENWATNGGKDTIDWSKSPFIASFGNYTIDACIWNGNPRFCKADSSTNWWNKRRFNSLTSIQKRWFKWVRLHHMVYDYCQDHARFQGNLPRECSLSKY